One genomic region from Drosophila busckii strain San Diego stock center, stock number 13000-0081.31 chromosome 3R, ASM1175060v1, whole genome shotgun sequence encodes:
- the LOC108603528 gene encoding phytanoyl-CoA dioxygenase domain-containing protein 1 homolog, translating to MHSKLLDELNENGFIVIEDFLTAEEVQTLYQAGRTLCLDAPQTNRKIFSTVKSDAHSKELYFMESGDKVRYFFEQGAVGEEGELLVDPMIALNKVGHALHVEHPTFNDLTFSNRVREICWQLNFNRPAVCQSMYIYKNSGIGGEVTPHQDSWFLHTEPNSAVGFWFALEDCTLQNGCLQFIKGSHKSGVHRRYIRNPDKNASELMVYDHAAPIYPQSSFTPMQVSKGTCIIIHGNVVHKSEPNRSAKSRHAYTFHVIETENNVKYSEDNWLQAPQDKPFPLLFERKAN from the exons atgcacagCAAGCTATTGGACGAG CTCAATGAGAATGGCTTCATTGTCATTGAGGACTTCTTGACAGCGGAGGAGGTGCAGACATTGTATCAGGCTGGTCGAACTCTCTGCCTGGATGCGCCTCAAACGAATCGCAAGATCTTCAGCACTGTCAAGTCGGATGCACACAGCAAGGAGCTGTATTTTATGGAGTCGGGCGACAAGGTGCGCTACTTCTTCGAGCAGGGCGCTGTGGGAGAAGAGGGTGAGCTGCTGGTGGACCCCATGATTGCGTTGAACAAAGTCGGCCATGCGCTGCATGTGGAGCATCCCACGTTTAATGACTTGACCTTTAGCAATCGCGTGCGTGAGATTTGCTGGCAGCTGAACTTCAATCGTCCAGCCGTTTGCCAAagcatgtatatatacaagAATTCGGGCATTGGCGGTGAAGTGACGCCGCATCAGGACTCCTGGTTCCTGCACACAGAGCCCAACTCGGCGGTGGGCTTCTGGTTTGCGCTGGAGGACTGCACGCTCCAGAATGGCTGCCTGCAGTTCATCAAGGGCTCACACAAGAGTGGCGTGCATCGCCGCTACATACGCAATCCCGACAAGAATGCCAGCGAGCTTATGGTCTACGATCATGCGGCGCCCATATATCCACAGTCGAGCTTTACGCCCATGCAAGTGAGCAAAG GCACTTGCATCATCATCCATGGCAATGTGGTGCACAAGAGCGAACCGAATCGCTCGGCGAAAAGCCGTCACGCCTACACTTTCCATGTTATCGAGACTGAGAACAACGTTAAATATTCTGAGGATAATTGGCTGCAGGCGCCGCAGGACAAGCCGTTCCCTCTGCTCTTCGAGCGCAAGGCCAACTAG
- the LOC108603527 gene encoding protein Skeletor, isoforms B/C, with translation MSAVKDKPWLLLLGLLAALSSLQRCCDAAYPYYGTKIGALTRLHHGVSGDVYAVDSRTIFIKKFNYDGEAPAAYFYVGNTARPSNEGAARLRDERGGTAALTRRYRNKDITLSLPEGKTLRDVKWFSVWCDEFAVNFGDVAIPSTLDFPRPQKISALRGVHGVSSDNIVIVDAQTLLVPNFSYDGEAPDAKFWVGRGQRPTSEGLRIPDENGKENPLRRYERKTIVLTLPEDLTIFDIGHFGVWCEAFTVDFGHVRLPEGLNVPPSLKMLGISPQSKLNCEVLYDDLAFEVRWAVAGESIVVQLVAKLEPNNYMSFGISPNRNISQMVGADVAVAWVDPETGNGFAQDYYLEGKAQCSGGRGACPDVKVQPNTNSIRLLNAAMVNGYSIVTYQRSLSATDGLDLPISVSDTESVVWAIGPLNDYKEVSFHTFYNKHLHQIEFGRQPKWNCPLPEGAKPGSNSAEQEDILPQSSSTSSTGGAGYPPAGRPKVEPDEEFYESRPQALHRTTPAQSNQRRNENALSTQRRPVPTPKPVNSNGAWDIPPIQCHEPEDGVFYAQMGPTGGKHGYPAITGHVGWGISWYINGLLIPELHVVRGRTYTFVVEGGNNPDIPAKYHPFYISDDPIGGYEHKREEEKKAVRIFAGVHRSRSGQVTPTGVGRLCNWTPDVEGPPADDYQSFGAYQRTLTLKCDAGEPGVISWTPDRNTPDTVYYHCFTHRYLGWKIHVHDTCDGLDGIGAAASERHELREPAPVREDYAAESSIRHETKMGSALLRLSRRA, from the exons ATGTCAGCAGTGAAGGATAAACCGTGGCTGTTGCTACTTGGCCTATTGGCCGCATTGAGCT CACTGCAACGCTGCTGCGATGCCGCTTACCCATATTACGGCACCAAGATTGGCGCACTGACACGTCTACACCATGGCGTTTCCGGTGACGTTTACGCCGTAGACTCGCGCACGATTTTCATCAAGAAATTCAATTACGATGGGGAAGCACCTGCCGCTTACTTTTATGTGGGCAACACAGCGCGTCCCAGCAACGAGGGCGCTGCACGTCTGCGTGACGAACGTGGCGGCACTGCCGCCTTGACGCGTCGCTATCGCAACAAGGATATAACATTATCGCTGCCAGAGGGCAAGACGCTGCGCGATGTCAAGTGGTTCTCGGTGTGGTGCGATGAGTTTGCTGTGAACTTTGGCGATGTGGCCATACCCAGCACTTTGGACTTTCCGCGTCCGCAGAAGATCAGCGCACTGCGCGGCGTTCACGGCGTCTCCTCGGACAACATTGTCATAGTGGATGCACAGACGCTGCTGGTGCCCAACTTTAGCTACGATGGCGAAGCGCCAG ATGCCAAGTTCTGGGTGGGTCGTGGTCAGCGTCCCACGTCCGAGGGTCTGCGCATACCCGATGAGAACGGCAAGGAGAATCCACTGCGTCGCTACGAGCGCAAAACCATTGTGTTGACGCTGCCCGAGGATCTGACCATCTTCGATATTGGTCACTTCGGTGTCTGGTGCGAGGCATTTACCGTTGACTTTGGGCATGTGCGTCTGCCGGAGGGCCTCAATGTGCCGCCCTCGCTGAAAATGCTGGGCATTAGTCCTCAG TCGAAACTCAACTGTGAGGTGCTCTACGATGATCTGGCCTTTGAAGTACGCTGGGCAGTGGCCGGTGAGAGCATTGTGGTGCAATTGGTGGCCAAATTGG AGCCCAACAACTACATGTCCTTTGGCATATCGCCCAATCGCAACATTAGCCAAATGGTTGGCGCTGATGTTGCCGTCGCCTGGGTGGATCCTGAGACGGGCAATGGTTTCGCTCAGGATTATTATCTCGAAGGTAAGGCGCAATGCTCGGGTGGTCGCGGTGCCTGTCCGGATGTCAAAGTGCAGCCCAACACCAACTCCATTCGACTGCTAAATGCCGCCATGGTCAATGGCTACTCCATTGTGACCTATCAACGTTCGTTGTCCGCTACCGATGGCCTGGATCTGCCCATCTCAGTGAGCGATACTGAATCAGTTGTCTGGGCAATCGGACCACTGAATGATTACAAAGAAGTCAGCTTCCATACCTTCTACAACAAGCATCTgcatcaaattgaatttggccGCCAGCCCAAGTGGAACTGCCCGCTGCCGGAGGGTGCCAAGCCAGGCAGCAACTCCGCCGAGCAAGAGGATATACTgccacaaagcagcagcaccagctccaCAGGCGGTGCAGGCTATCCCCCAGCAGGGCGTCCAAAGGTAGAGCCCGATGAGGAGTTCTATGAGAGCCGTCCACAGGCGTTGCATCGCACTACGCCCGCTCAATCAAACCAAAGGCGTAATGAAAATGCGTTGTCCACACAGCGTCGTCCCGTACCCACACCCAAGCCTGTGAATAGCAATGGCGCCTGGGACATTCCGCCCATACAATGCCATGAGCCTGAAGATGGAGTTTTCTATGCGCAAATGGGGCCAACTGGTGGCAAGCATGGCTACCCAGCTATAACCG GTCACGTTGGTTGGGGCATTTCCTGGTACATAAATGGCTTGCTCATCCCTGAGCTGCATGTGGTCAGAGGAAGAACGtacacttttgttgttgaggGTGGCAATAATCCAGATATACCCGCCAAGTATCATCCGTTCTACATCAGCGATGATCCAATTGGAGGCTACGAGCATAAGCGCGAGGAAGAGAAGAAG GCTGTGCGCATCTTTGCTGGTGTACATCGCTCCAGATCCGGGCAGGTAACGCCCACTGGCGTGGGTCGTCTATGCAATTGGACGCCCGATGTGGAGGGACCACCAGCAGATGATTACCAATCCTTCGGAGCCTATCAGCGCACTTTGACTCTGAAATGTGACGCCGGTGAGCCGGGTGTAATTAGCTGGACGCCGGATAGAAATACGCCGGATACGGTTTACTACCACTGCTTTACGCATCGCTATTTGGGCTGGAAGATACACGTGCATGATACGTGCGATGGTCTTGATGGTATTGGTGCTGCTGCCTCGGAGCGACATGAGTTGCGCGAACCGGCGCCCGTGCGGGAGGATTATGCGGCTGAGTCGTCGATACGTCATGAAACTAAG ATGGGATCCGCGCTGCTGAGGCTCTCGAGGAGAGCTTGA
- the LOC108601588 gene encoding protein Skeletor, isoforms D/E-like — MPPAINKGFKPDTVIVESGFRPIMRNDENAVQLPAELIKQVAHRREDPGSEIDEVMETDTLFLTAQQGGSETQSFEPMFIPSPLDSTNASLSLPLTPAAAAAAAVVTESALPLRLPSTALKHTLPSAAELRKPSLQELFGEDMEDDIGLDSTELKSAAVVESQPTPNVAIKQPNTTGLALENMEDADYEDIANLFGFEEDDHQPSGSDNLADDLDADPDDKMAQAAERIDTYYLPPDNCKSPHATKPSAAVFAYDGTSVMDSTLVVPHAARDTEQLQPPHIGLSPLEKLIRTTPQFVAYRGELPEDFSSSPQPNLQAFSKHSTIYSSLGSSALPVTASTLDLSSSSSLPSSLRPISTKLHLLKPGSNDNNT; from the coding sequence ATGCCTCCAGCAATTAATAAGGGCTTTAAGCCGGACACTGTCATTGTAGAAAGTGGCTTCCGGCCCATAATGCGCAATGATGAAAACGCCGTGCAACTGCCAGCAGAGCTTATAAAGCAAGTTGCGCATCGGCGTGAGGACCCAGGCAGTGAAATCGATGAGGTCATGGAGACAGACACGCTCTTCCTAACAGCTCAACAAGGCGGCAGTGAGACGCAGAGCTTTGAGCCAATGTTTATACCATCCCCGTTGGATAGCACCAATGCGTCTTTATCACTGCCACtaactccagcagcagcagcagcagcagcggttgTAACCGAATCCGCTCTACCACTGCGTTTGCCCTCAACAGCCTTAAAGCACACACTGCCATCGGCAGCTGAGTTGCGCAAGCCGTCGCTGCAGGAACTGTTTGGAGAAGATATGGAGGATGATATAGGCTTAGATTCAACGGAGCTAAAATCAGCTGCAGTAGTTGAGAGTCAGCCAACACCAAATGTCGCTATTAAACAACCAAACACTACTGGGCTTGCGCTGGAGAATATGGAGGATGCGGACTATGAAGATATAGCTAACCTATTTGGCTTTGAAGAGGATGATCACCAGCCGTCGGGATCAGACAACCTTGCTGATGATCTCGATGCTGATCCAGATGATAAGATGGCACAAGCAGCAGAACGCATTGATACCTATTATTTGCCACCGGATAATTGTAAATCGCCGCATGCCACCAAACCCAGTGCTGCTGTGTTCGCCTATGATGGCACCTCCGTCATGGACAGCACTTTAGTTGTGCCTCATGCAGCACGCGATACTGAGCAACTTCAGCCCCCACACATTGGTCTCTCACCATTGGAAAAGCTCATTCGTACCACACCGCAATTTGTCGCCTATCGTGGCGAGCTACCAGAAGATTTCTCCTCAAGTCCGCAGCCAAACTTGCAAGCCTTTTCGAAACATTCAACAATTTACTCCAGCTTAGGGTCATCGGCACTGCCAGTTACCGCTAGCACATTAGATTtgtcatcatcgtcatcattaCCATCGTCATTGAGGCCCATTTCAACTAAGTTACACTTGCTCAAGCCAGGCAGCAACGACAATAACACGTAG
- the LOC108604030 gene encoding probable 28S rRNA (cytosine-C(5))-methyltransferase translates to MSQFKHSVKVPTQYKVTAKILKSAIENQKSIKTLIFEEKHARICSLKAVLKHYSDHRGVVDKAIEETALLKDNPKLDSALAKVLVTELLFGRGELSGESRPVQTVRSYKERLQQIIGCVEIKKKEPNPRYVRINTNLLSIADALEYLAGEEWRRKELAADATYDDFLAAVRTLEEDEFLLDMHVEGVLIFHAKNSSYWASHEFVGSKKFILQTKGTCLAAELLAPPPGATLLDMCSAPGMKTLHMCNVMQNKGRIYAVEQSKDRYKALCDITTEAGCEIVTPILGDALTMDAERCPEVEYILVDPSCSGNGMQSRISVSDEQKDDKRLYKLAGLQIKILSHAMSAFPNVKRIVYCTCSLWKEENEQVVKRCLELNPSFKLLSCKKALRNKWQNVGDKEYAKIGKNCLYCLPDYDLTDGIFLAMFEKLNDAQD, encoded by the exons atgagcCAATTCAAGCATTCTGTAAAAGTTCCCACCCAATATAAAGTAACAGCGAAAATATTAAAGTCGGctattgaaaatcaaaagtcaattaaaacACTAATATTTGAGGAAAAGCATGCG CGCATTTGTAGCTTGAAAGCGGTGCTGAAGCATTACAGCGACCATAGAGGAGTTGTGGACAAAGCCATTGAAGAAACAGCGTTGTTAAAGGACAATCCAAAGCTAGACTCAGCATTAGCTAAGGTGCTGGTGACAGAACTCCTCTTTGGACGCGGTGAACTATCGGGCGAGAGCAGACCTGTACAAACAGTGCGTTCGTACAAAGAGCGACTACAACAGATAATAGGCTGCGTTGAAATCAAAAAGAAAG AACCAAATCCACGTTATGTGCGCATCAACACAAATTTGCTCAGCATTGCGGATGCCTTGGAGTATTTGGCGGGAGAAGAATGGCGGCGGAAAGAGCTAGCAGCAGATGCCACCTACGATGACTTTCTAGCTGCCGTACGCACCTTAGAGGAGGATGAATTCTTATTGGACATGCATGTCGAGGGCGTATTAATTTTTCATGCCAAAAATAGTTCATACTGGGCCTCGCACGAGTTTGTGGGCTccaaaaaattcattttgcagACCAAGGGCACCTGTCTGGCTGCAGAGCTGTTGGCACCGCCACCAGGCGCAACGCTTCTGGATATGTGCTCGGCTCCAGGCATGAAAACGCTGCACATGTGCAATGTGATGCAAAATAAGGGACGCATTTACGCTGTTGAGCAGTCCAAGGATCGTTACAAAGCGCTTTGCGATATAACGACTGAGGCGGGCTGCGAAATAGTTACGCCCATATTGGGTGATGCCTTAACCATGG ATGCCGAACGTTGTCCGGAAGTGGAGTATATTCTAGTAGATCCCAGTTGCTCGGGCAATGGTATGCAGAGTCGAATTAGTGTTTCGGATGAGCAAAAGGATGACAAGCGTCTATATAAACTGGCCGGTTTGCAGATTAAAATATTGTCGCATGCCATGAGCGCATTTCCCAATGTCAAGCGTATTGTCTATTGTACTTGTTCGCTTTGGAAGGAGGAGAACGAACAAGTAGTAAAGCGCTGCTTGGAACTCAATCCATCGTTCAAGTTACTCAGTTGCAAGAAGGCACTGCGCAATAAGTGGCAAAATGTTGGTGACAAGGAGTACGCCAAAATTGGCAAGAACTGCTTATACTGCTTGCCAGACTACGATCTGACTGATGGAATTTTTCTGGCAATGTTCGAGAAGCTTAACGATGCTCAGgattaa
- the LOC108604031 gene encoding uncharacterized protein LOC108604031: MGKNSKNNQTVAAQPVQSTKAVTHSEPKESQRQSGDTSLEVFLWLLAFSVLMFTLPFLGFYGVRSWLQESFTTLSTFEVNCYSVLTAVLVVNAIVAMYVVKAMREKVTPAPSIEEDENKKEQ, translated from the coding sequence ATGGGAAAGAATTCCAAGAACAATCAAACGGTGGCTGCGCAGCCAGTGCAATCTACTAAAGCTGTAACACATAGTGAGCCCAAGGAGTCACAGAGACAGTCTGGGGATACCAGCCTGGAAGTGTTTCTCTGGCTGTTGGCATTTAGTGTGCTTATGTTCACCCTACCCTTTTTGGGTTTTTATGGCGTGCGTAGCTGGCTGCAGGAATCCTTCACCACACTGAGCACATTTGAAGTGAATTGTTATTCTGTGCTAACCGCTGTACTTGTTGTCAATGCAATTGTGGCCATGTATGTGGTAAAGGCAATGCGCGAAAAAGTAACGCCTGCTCCAAGCATTGAGGAGGATGAGAACAAGAAAGAGCAGTAG
- the LOC108604029 gene encoding mitochondrial import inner membrane translocase subunit TIM44 isoform X1, translating into MLASINKPALRHFYWLLRFNKCYDVYKLGAFARERACYLTYQYAAYNLQQQPQRLYSAPGRRPGFFSQFIDNVRTEMDKNKEMKDSIKKFREEAQKLEQSDALKSARQKFNVVESEASKSSNILKEQLGAIKEKVGDVIDDAAKSDLAKKVSEELSKTAKGVSDTITDTSGKLGQSGAFQAISDTTKMIKKEMDTSSIESRVYRAPAKLRKRVQIDMAESERVVEANTEATGLELHKDSKFYQSWENFKNNNTYVNKVLDWKVKYDESENPVIRASRLLTDKVSDVMGGLFSKTELSETMTELVKIDPSFDQKEFLHDCEKDIIPNVLEAIVRGDLEILKDWCFESTYNIIATPISQAKKSGLYLDSKILDIENIELAMGKVMEQGPVLIITFQAQQIMCVRDQKAQVVEGNPDKVMRVHYVWVLCRDRNELNPKAAWRLMELSANSQEQFV; encoded by the exons ATGCTGGCGAGCATCAACAAGCCAGCCCTGAGACATTTCTATTGGCTGCTACGATTCAACAAATGTTACGATGTT tacaAATTAGGGGCCTTTGCGCGTGAACGCGCCTGCTATTTGACGTATCAATATGCGGCGtataatttgcaacaacaaccg CAACGGTTATACAGTGCACCAGGACGCAGACCTGGATTCTTTTCACAATTCATTGACAATGTTCGCACTGAGATGGATAAGAACAAGGAGATGAAGGACAGCATCAAGAAATTCCGCGAAGAGGCGCAAAAGCTGGAGCAATCGGATGCGTTAAAGTCCGCGAGACAAAAGTTCAACGTTGTGGAATCGGAGGCCTCAAAgtcttcaaatattttgaaggAGCAGCTGGGTGCCATTAAAGAAAAGGTCGGCGACGTTATTGACGATGCTGCCAAATCGGATTTGGCAAAGAAAGTCTCCGAGGAGCTATCAAAAACGGCGAAAGGTGTAAGCGACACAATAACAGACACTAGCGGAAAACTTGGACAGTCGGGGGCATTCCAGGCCATTTCTGATACTAcgaaaatgattaaaaaagaaatggaTACCTCAAGTATAGAAAGCCGCGTATATCGAGCTCCAGCAAAGCTGCGAAAACGCGTGCAGATAGACATGGCGGAAAGTGAGCGCGTGGTGGAAGCAAATACAGAAGCAACAG GTTTGGAGCTGCACAAGGATTCCAAGTTTTATCAGTCTTGGGAGAACTTtaagaacaacaacacttaTGTCAACAAAGTACTCGATTGGAAAGTGAAGTACGATGAATCAGAAAATCCAGTCATCAGGGCCTCCAGATTGCTGACTGACAAAGTATCTGACGTTATGGGCGGTCTATTTTCCAAAACGGAGCTTTCCGAAACGATGACTGAACTTGTCAAAATCGATCCAAGCTTTGACCAAAAAGAATTTTTGCATGATTGTGAAAAGGATATAATACCAAATGTGCTGGAGGCGATTGTGCGTGGCGATTTGGAGATTCTTAAAGACTGGTGCTTTGAGAGTACGTACAATATTATTGCCACGCCCATATCGCAGGCGAAAAAGTCTGGCCTGTATTTGGACTCAAAAATATTGGATATTGAAAACATCGAGCTGGCCATGGGCAAAGTCATGGAACAGGGTCCAGTGTTGATAATCACGTTCCAAGCGCAACAGATTATGTGCGTGCGTGACCAGAAGGCACAAGTTGTCGAGGGAAACCCCGATAAGGTGATGCGAGTGCACTACGTATGGGTGCTGTGTAGAGATCGGAACGAGCTGAATCCTAAAGCCGCCTGGCGGTTAATGGAACTTTCGGCAAACAGTCAggagcaatttgtttaa
- the LOC108604029 gene encoding mitochondrial import inner membrane translocase subunit TIM44 isoform X2 encodes MYKLGAFARERACYLTYQYAAYNLQQQPQRLYSAPGRRPGFFSQFIDNVRTEMDKNKEMKDSIKKFREEAQKLEQSDALKSARQKFNVVESEASKSSNILKEQLGAIKEKVGDVIDDAAKSDLAKKVSEELSKTAKGVSDTITDTSGKLGQSGAFQAISDTTKMIKKEMDTSSIESRVYRAPAKLRKRVQIDMAESERVVEANTEATGLELHKDSKFYQSWENFKNNNTYVNKVLDWKVKYDESENPVIRASRLLTDKVSDVMGGLFSKTELSETMTELVKIDPSFDQKEFLHDCEKDIIPNVLEAIVRGDLEILKDWCFESTYNIIATPISQAKKSGLYLDSKILDIENIELAMGKVMEQGPVLIITFQAQQIMCVRDQKAQVVEGNPDKVMRVHYVWVLCRDRNELNPKAAWRLMELSANSQEQFV; translated from the exons ATG tacaAATTAGGGGCCTTTGCGCGTGAACGCGCCTGCTATTTGACGTATCAATATGCGGCGtataatttgcaacaacaaccg CAACGGTTATACAGTGCACCAGGACGCAGACCTGGATTCTTTTCACAATTCATTGACAATGTTCGCACTGAGATGGATAAGAACAAGGAGATGAAGGACAGCATCAAGAAATTCCGCGAAGAGGCGCAAAAGCTGGAGCAATCGGATGCGTTAAAGTCCGCGAGACAAAAGTTCAACGTTGTGGAATCGGAGGCCTCAAAgtcttcaaatattttgaaggAGCAGCTGGGTGCCATTAAAGAAAAGGTCGGCGACGTTATTGACGATGCTGCCAAATCGGATTTGGCAAAGAAAGTCTCCGAGGAGCTATCAAAAACGGCGAAAGGTGTAAGCGACACAATAACAGACACTAGCGGAAAACTTGGACAGTCGGGGGCATTCCAGGCCATTTCTGATACTAcgaaaatgattaaaaaagaaatggaTACCTCAAGTATAGAAAGCCGCGTATATCGAGCTCCAGCAAAGCTGCGAAAACGCGTGCAGATAGACATGGCGGAAAGTGAGCGCGTGGTGGAAGCAAATACAGAAGCAACAG GTTTGGAGCTGCACAAGGATTCCAAGTTTTATCAGTCTTGGGAGAACTTtaagaacaacaacacttaTGTCAACAAAGTACTCGATTGGAAAGTGAAGTACGATGAATCAGAAAATCCAGTCATCAGGGCCTCCAGATTGCTGACTGACAAAGTATCTGACGTTATGGGCGGTCTATTTTCCAAAACGGAGCTTTCCGAAACGATGACTGAACTTGTCAAAATCGATCCAAGCTTTGACCAAAAAGAATTTTTGCATGATTGTGAAAAGGATATAATACCAAATGTGCTGGAGGCGATTGTGCGTGGCGATTTGGAGATTCTTAAAGACTGGTGCTTTGAGAGTACGTACAATATTATTGCCACGCCCATATCGCAGGCGAAAAAGTCTGGCCTGTATTTGGACTCAAAAATATTGGATATTGAAAACATCGAGCTGGCCATGGGCAAAGTCATGGAACAGGGTCCAGTGTTGATAATCACGTTCCAAGCGCAACAGATTATGTGCGTGCGTGACCAGAAGGCACAAGTTGTCGAGGGAAACCCCGATAAGGTGATGCGAGTGCACTACGTATGGGTGCTGTGTAGAGATCGGAACGAGCTGAATCCTAAAGCCGCCTGGCGGTTAATGGAACTTTCGGCAAACAGTCAggagcaatttgtttaa
- the LOC108602294 gene encoding uncharacterized protein LOC108602294, protein MRVNQTMIFCNLLLVVLLTVCSHAKPLEDLNSATASEGSKNKTAVSAGEELNTATNLVLAENYKYDVEILESGADEKAEIDSSEELEERFKGHGIYNTDTDTFAAENIEMTPAAQTSAFSENHLVLSVVIIVLALLSICLYAGLVIWRSHLEQRYGMRERLVNRDLEEEGVDDTDHHVRHPHTLSPYAPTTTPATTRS, encoded by the exons ATGCGTGTCAATCAAACAATGATATTCTGCAATCTTTTGCTCGTGGTGCTGCTGACAGTTTGCT CTCATGCCAAGCCTCTGGAGGATTTGAACTCTGCAACTGCAAGCGAGGgatccaaaaataaaacagctgtCAGTGCTGGCGAGGAG TTGAATACCGCAACAAATCTGGTCTTGGCTGAAAACTACAAGTATGACGTGGAAATTCTAGAGTCTGGCGCTGACGAAAAAGCAGAGATTGATAGCAGCGAGGAGCTGGAGGAGCGCTTCAAAGGACATGGTATCTACAATACAGATACCGATACCTTTGCGGCCGAGAATATAGAAATGACACCCGCAGCCCAGACAAGTGCGTTCAGTGAGAATCACTTGGTGCTTAGCGTTGTTATCATTGTGCTGGcgttgctttcaatttgcctGTATGCCGGATTGGTTATTTGGCGTTCGCATTTGGA GCAGCGTTATGGCATGCGCGAGAGACTCGTCAACAGGGATCTGGAAGAGGAAGGCGTTGACGATACAGATCATCACGTGAGAcatccacacacactcagcccCTACGCACCAACCACGACCCCGGCTACAACACGCTCGTAG
- the LOC108604477 gene encoding phosphopantothenate--cysteine ligase: MTHWEDFYNTHLPPADFEDNRSLLKEFCERHNKLQNRIVLVTSGGTTVPLEHNTVRFVDNFSAGTRGSASAEYFLDHDYAVIFMHRHKSLEPFTRHFTGQQFFDMLDIADIADGQSSTIAIKPDSVDVFAPVLAKYKIARETQMILYVSFTSVVDYMWLLRAACECLAAFEERAVLYLAAAVSDFYIPEDMMPTHKMQSGDGAPTISLQLVPKMLAPLASLWVPLAYVVSFKLETDENLLIVKARDSLNKYKHKLVIANVLQTRKHRVVFVTPTDSYEVHLSREQAHQGLEIEEPIVADVVQKHSEFILSAQQRQ, from the exons ATGACGCATTGGGAGGACTTTTACAACACGCACCTACCACCCGCTGATTTCGAGGATAATCGCTCGCTACTAAAAGAGTTCTGCGAACGACATAATAAACTGCAAAATCGCATTGTGCTCGTCACG TCTGGAGGCACCACAGTGCCGTTGGAGCACAATACGGTGCGCTTTGTGGATAATTTTAGTGCTGGCACGCGTGGCTCGGCAAGTGCCGAGTACTTTCTGGATCACGACTATGCCGTCATCTTTATGCATCGCCACAAGTCGCTGGAGCCCTTCACGCGCCATTTTACGGGCCAGCAGTTCTTCGATATGCTGGACATAGCGGACATTGCGGACGGTCAGAGCTCGACCATAGCCATCAAGCCGGACTCGGTGGATGTGTTTGCGCCCGTGCTGGCCAAATACAAGATTGCACGAGAGACCCAAATGATACTCTATGTGAGCTTTACCAGCGTTGTGGACTACATGTGGCTTCTGCGCGCCGCCTGCGAGTGCCTCGCTGCGTTCGAGGAGCGTGCGGTGTTGTATTTGGCAGCAGCCGTATCTGATTTCTATATACCCGAGGACATGATG cccacacacaaaatgcaGTCGGGCGATGGTGCACCGACAATTTCGTTGCAGTTGGTGCCAAAAATGTTGGCACCCTTGGCCAGTCTCTGGGTGCCGCTGGCCTATGTGGTGTCGTTTAAGCTGGAAACGGATGAGAATCTGCTGATTGTTAAGGCACGTGACAGCCTTAACAAATACAAGCATAAG TTGGTGATTGCCAATGTGCTGCAGACACGCAAACATCGTGTTGTGTTTGTCACGCCCACAGATTCCTATGAGGTGCATTTGAGCCGCGAGCAAGCGCATCAGGGACTGGAAATCGAGGAGCCCATTGTGGCCGATGTG GTGCAGAAACACAGCGAATTCATACTCAGCGCCCAACAGCGTCAATGA